A segment of the Nitrosospira briensis C-128 genome:
TAGAGTTTCTGGAAGGTAAAAAACTACCTGCCGTGGAAATACTTGAACAGCGAGCGCAGTGATTCACACGATTTAACGTACCACTACGCTACGCCTACCTCAAAATGATTCGAAGAACAAAAATTGTGGCAACGCTCGGTCCGGCATCCAGAGACCCCAAGGTACTCGAACGAATGATAAATGCCGGGGTGGATGTGGTGCGGATCAATTTTTCGCATGGCACAAGAGAAGAGCATATAGAAAGCGCCGAATTGGCCCGTTCGCTGGCACGTGCCGCAGGACACGCCGTAGGCGTTCTGGCGGACTTGCAAGGGCCGAAGATTCGTGTCGGCAGATTTGAAAAGGGCAATATTCTGCTCAAAATTGGCGATAAATTCATACTTGACGCCGAATGTGAACTGGGTAACCAGGAACGGGTGGGTCTGGATTACAAAGAACTGCCAAATGACGTGGAAACGGGCTCGACGCTTATCCTCGACGATGGCCGCATCGTACTGGGCGTTTCGGAGGTCAAGGGCAGCAAGGTGTACTGCGTGGTTGAGCAGGGCGGAATACTGTCCAATAACAAGGGAATCAACCGCAAGGGCGGCGGACTCAGTGCACCCGCCTTGACTGCAAAGGACGTAGAAGACATCAAGACCGCGGCAGCGCTTAAAGCGGACTATCTTGCCGTATCCTTCCCGCGCTCCGGTGATGATATGCGCTGGGCACGAGACGTGATGCGCGAGGCCGGCGGTAAAAGCCTGCTAATGGCAAAGATCGAGCGCTCCGAAGCAATTCTGGCGTTGGATGATATTTTGGAAGCCTCCGATGCCATCATGGTTGCGCGAGGTGATCTTGCGGTAGAAGTGGGCGACGCAGTGGTCCCTGCTTTGCAGAAACGAATGATCCGCACGGCACGCGCCAACAACAAGCTCGTGGTGACTGCTACGCAGATGATGGAATCCATGATCAACAGCCCTATTCCAACCCGTGCGGAAGTGTCCGATGTCGCTAATGCGGTACTGGATGGCACCGATGCGGTAATGCTGTCGGCGGAATCCGCCGCGGGACAGTATCCCGTCGAATCGGTCGCAGCCATGGCAAGAGTCTGTCTCGAGGCAGAAAAAGAGTATCTGGTGAGCAGCGAACTCCGCCGGCTTCAGGGCGGCCTTCCGGAAACGATAGAGGAAGCGATTGCCCGCGCGACCATGTTCACTGCGGGGGGATTGAAAATTCGGGCCATTGCCGCGCTCACGCAGAGCGGCAGAACGGTATTGTTGATGTCGCGCAGAAGCTCCAACGTACCTATCTTCGCGCTGAGCCCCCAGGAGGATACCCGCCGTAAAATGACATTGTTTCGCGGCGTCTATCCCGTTAAGTTCGGCGGCGGATCGAACGATCCCGAGATTATCCTGAATCATGCCGAAAACGAATTGCTCAAGCGCGGCGTCGTGCGCAACGGCGATCTGATAATCATGACCATTGGCGAGCCGGTAGGCAAAGCTGGCGGGACCAACACGATGAAGATCGTCAAGGTAGGAGAACACAGAAAACATGAACGAAAACCGGGATCCTGAGCGCGGGTCGGGCATGATATTTTCTGCCTTTCATTGCTGACAGCTCATCACTACGATACACGATAAACTGATTTTAACTTGGAGGAGGCTCAAATGGCACTCGTATCACTGCGTCAACTTTTGGATCATGCAGCGGAAAATGGCTATGGGCTGCCCGCTTTCAACGTAAACAACCTGGAGCAGATTCAGGCCATCATGCAGGCAGCCGACGAATGCGACAGCCCGGTAATCATGCAGGGTTCGGCCGGCGCGCGCAAATATGCGGGCGAAGCTTTTTTGCGCCACCTCATCGCGGCAGCGGTGGAGGCCTATCCGCATATTCCCGTCGTCATGCATCAGGATCATGGCGCATCCCCGGCGGTATGTATTAATGCGATCCGCAGCGGCTTCTCCAGCGTCATGATGGATGGCTCGCTGGAAGCGGATGCAAAGACACCTTCATCCTTCGAATACAACGTCGCGGTCACCGCCAAGGTGGTGGAGATGGCGCACGCGGTAGGCGTATCTGTCGAGGGAGAGCTGGGGTGCCTGGGCTCACTTGAATCGGGCATGGGGGAGGCGGAAGACGGCCATGGAGCGGAGGGTAAGCTATCGCATGATCAATTGCTGACCGATCCGGAGCAGGCTGCTGACTTTGTCAAGCAAACAGGGGTGGATGCCTTGGCGATTGCCATCGGAACCTCACATGGCGCATATAAATTCACCCGCAAGCCGACCGGCGACATTCTCGCCATCGAGCGAGTGAAGGAAATCCACCAGCGCATTCCCAATACGCATCTTGTCATGCACGGATCCAGCTCCGTGCCGCAGGAATGGCTTGACATCATCCGGGAATACGGCGGAGAAATGAAGGAAACTTATGGCGTGCCGGTAGAGGAAATCCAGGAGGGCATCAAGCACGGGGTGCGGAAGATAAATATCGATACCGATATTCGCCTCGCCATGACCGGCGCAATCCGCCGTCATCTTGCCAAGAACAAAAGCGAATTTGACCCGCGGAAATTCCTCAAGGATGCAACCGCTGCGGCAAAGGATATTTGTAAAGCGCGGTTTGAAGCGTTTGGTTGTGCCGGTCAGGCAGGCAAGATAAAACCCATCATGCTGGATAATATGGCCAATAAATATGCTAAAGGTGACTTGAAAGCAGTTATCAAGTAGCTCAGCAATACCTGATCCGGAAACACCACTCTCTTTTAGGCATAAAAGATGAGTGGATGGATAGCAAGGCTAAAAAGGCGGTCAATGACCGCCTTTTTTGTTGGGCAAAAAAAGCGGGGCTGATAAGAGGGGCGAGTTCGCCGTCCGTTCCATCCTTTCGGTATGGCTCAGGTGCCACCTGGACCGTGGGAATACCCTTACCAGAACGGGCTGCTTTTATCGAAATTCGCCCAGGCATTGGTCAGTTCCAGCTTTTTCGCCAGTGCCTTGCTCGCGACCCAGCCCCGGATAATACCCGCTGCTTCATGCTCACCTCTTTCATCACGCGTGCCAGGCACTTCGCTCAGCAATTGTTCGATAATTGCCGTGTCGTTCACCACGCCCAGAATATCTTGAAGTTCGGCTAAGGATTTAACGTAAGTTTTCACTTTTTTTGGGGGATAGAGTCCGGCGAAAAACTCGCTTGCGTACCGTTGCTTCTTGGCGAGGATACGCACCGCATGCAATTCCGGCGGACTCAGTTTCGCCAGTTTTCTACCGTACTTTTTCAGTTGCCGGTGCCGATGCGCCAGCAATTTTCCGGCGAATTCTTTCACCGACCCGCCGAGCCCGCCAGAACCACCAGGCCCCTCAATCCCCGCCCGATTATCCAAACCCATCAGATCGGACGGAGTAACCCAGGAATCCGCACTCAACCATGCCCCCAGCTTCAGCATCAGCTCCGTATAATGCGCCGATTCCACCGCGCTGCGCGCGTCATCGTTGTGACGCCGGCGTATCTGCTCACATTTCTCCTGTAGCGGCAGGATGCCGGGGTGGTCGGAAAAATGCGGGAGGATATCGGCTAATGTCTCCGTCACGAATACATCCCAATCCCGGGCTGGTCCAAATTGCCCGGCAAGCCACCTTAACTCTTGTGCCATCGGTGCAAACGCGGCCTTGGAAAACGCCCTGGAAAAAACGTTCAAAGCCGAACGCAATCTACGCAAAGCAACGCGCATCTGGTGCAGATATTCGATATCGCCACCGTGCAACATGCCGGCTTCGTTGCTGTGCAAATGGCCAAGGCAGTTCCAGGCGATTGCCTTGAATGCTTCATTTACATTCATTTCGGCAATGAGTTGAACCGATGTCGCTTTCAGCGGCGGAGATTTGATGCCGGAAGCAAGCGTGTAGCCACGCTCCGCCTTGCTCGCATTTTCCAGTCTAAGGGGAATGGTATGCAGCAGATCCAGCGCAAGCTGAAACAACGGTAATGGACTGCCCGATTTCAATTCCAGTTCGATTTCACAAAAGGGAATGCTGGCCTCGCCAGCGACGATCCTGCCCTGATCGAGGCAAAGTTCTGCTTCACCACCACCCGATAAGCGCAATGTACGGATCCTGCGTTTACACTCGGTGATAAACAACGGACGCATTTGCTCGCGCAGATCGGCGTTATCGAACAACTTGATAAGAGAGGGATCGGAGATTTTGGTGAAATCAGGTTGTGGCTTCGGCACTGGCGCTTCCCATTCATATCGCTGATGCAATCCCGCTGCCGCACTGCCTCCACCCTTGATGCTCTGTATCCAGCGTCTACCGGAACGACGCAATCGGAATGCCACGTCATTACCTCTAAGATCCAAATTAGAAGTATCGTAATAAACGGTGTAAAGATTTTGTGTAACGGAAGGCGAAATACTCAGGGATTTCAATAACGGACTCCGCTGCACTCGAGCAACGCAGTTCGAGGGCAGGCGTAATTTCAGCTCGATTTCGGTAGCCATACTGTGGTCCTGCAGGTTTGCTCCATGGTTGATCTCAACCTGGTTTTGATGTTGCCAACTCCGCGAGCAGCATCTCCTGAGCGCAAAGTCGCTTGCCTCTGCGGGTCGTTTTGAGGCGATAATTACCATCACCGTCCATGTCCCATGCCTGTCTGTTGTCCTTGAGGTATATATTAAGGCCTTCAGCAAGCACACGCTTTTTCAGTCTCGCCTCCAGAACCGGAAAGCATATCTCGATCCGGCGAAAAAAATTCCGATCCATCCAGTCACCACTTGAAAGATAGATGGTCTGTGCACCGCCGCTACGAAAATAGAAAATCCGGGTATGCTCGAGAAACCGTCCGATGACCGAACGCACCCGGATGTTATCCGATAACCCCTTGATGCCGGGTCGCAGGGCGCAGACGCCGCGCACGATTAGATCGATTTTTACCCCGGCGCCGGAAGCGGCATATAGCGCCTTGATGATTTCCGGCTCGAGCAAGGCATTCATTTTGGCGATGATACGTGCAGGCTTCCCTGCTTTTACATTTTGAATCTCGCCATTGATGGCCGCCAGCATCTGGCTGTGGAAGCTAAACGGAGATTGCCACAAATGCCTTAATTTCCCTGCCTTGCCGAGGCCGGTCAACTGTGTGAATACTTCGTTCACGTCCGCGCAGACATCCTCATTGGAAGTGAATAACCCGAAATCGGTATAGAGACGGGCAGTGCCGGCGTGGTAATTACCCGTACCCAGGTGTACGTAACGCCGCAGCTTACCTTCCTCACGCCGAACTACCATTGCCATCTTGGTGTGAGTTTTGTAACCGACTACCCCATACACGACATGGGCACCGACTTCCTCGAGCCGGCTGGCCCAGTTGATGTTGGCCTCCTCATCGAAGCGCGCCAGCAACTCCACCGCTACCGTAACTTCCTTGCCGCTACTGGCGGCAGCGATAAGCGCCGTCATGACCAGCGAATCCGTTCCGGTACGATATACGGTCTGTTTTATGGCCACGACGTCAGGATCAGTCGCAGCCTGCTGAATGAAATGAATCACCGGTTGAAATGATTGATACGGATGATGCAGGAGGATATCGTTCTTCCGGATCATTTGAAAAATATCCACAGCTTTTTTCTTTTGCAACGTTAGCGGCAGACCGGGAATGAAAGGTGGGTATTTCAGGCCGGGACGCTCAATCCGATCCGGAACCTGCATCAGCCGTACCAGATTCACTGGCCCTTCCACCCGATAAAAATCGTCTTGCGAAAGGCCAAGCTGCTCCAATAAGAAATCCGACATGTGTTTCGGGCAATTGTCCGCCACTTCGAGCCGTACCGCGTTGCCGAAATGTCGCTGCGGCAACTCGCCTTGCAGCGCGATACGCAGGTTCTTGACTTCTTCCTCGTCCACAAACAGATTACTATTGCGGGTTGCGCGGAATTGATAACAGCCGAGGACGCTCATACCGGAAAATAATTCACCCACGTGCGCATGCAAAATTGAGGACAGAAACACGAAGTTATACTCGCTGCTGCTGAGCTCGGGCGGCAGTGGAATCACGCGCGGCAACACACGCGGCGCTTGCACGATGGCCGTTCCAGAGCCGCGCCCGAAGGCATCTTTGCCTTCCAGTTCAACTGCAAAATTTAAACTCTTGTTGAGCACGCGTGGAAAAGGATGCGAAATATCGAGACCTATAGGCGTCAGAACTGGCATCATCTCACGGAAGAAATACGCCTTGATCCACTCGCGCTGAACCTTGTTCCAGGCGGCGCGGCGTAGAAAGCGGATGCCTTCACTTGCAAGCCCCGGCAGAACGTCCTGATTCAATAATTGGTACTGTCGCGCCACGAGTGCATGTGCCTGTTCGGAAACGAGCTTGAATACCTGGCGCGGCAACATCCCGTCCGGCCCGAAACCAGGCGTATCCAGCTTGATCTGCTCCTTTAGCCCGGCAATGCGCACCTCAAAAAATTCGTCCAGATTACTGCTGACTATGCACAGAAATTTCAAGCGTTCCAGAAGCGGCGTATCCTTGTTTCCAGCTTGAGCAAGAACTCGCCGGTTGAACTCTATCTGGCCCAGCTCGCGGTTGAGAAATGGACTAACAGTTTGGGTATTTGTCATGGAAAAACAGCTTTTGCCTGCACGGCTTCGGCAGTAGTGGGTAATCGAATCTTTCGCGAAAGACGTACTTCAGAATTATCCTAAACCCGGTGGTTGGACGAGGTGAAGTGTACGGTTTTTGGGGTGCAGGGCAAGGCGCAACGACGCGGAATGCGACCGCG
Coding sequences within it:
- the pyk gene encoding pyruvate kinase encodes the protein MIRRTKIVATLGPASRDPKVLERMINAGVDVVRINFSHGTREEHIESAELARSLARAAGHAVGVLADLQGPKIRVGRFEKGNILLKIGDKFILDAECELGNQERVGLDYKELPNDVETGSTLILDDGRIVLGVSEVKGSKVYCVVEQGGILSNNKGINRKGGGLSAPALTAKDVEDIKTAAALKADYLAVSFPRSGDDMRWARDVMREAGGKSLLMAKIERSEAILALDDILEASDAIMVARGDLAVEVGDAVVPALQKRMIRTARANNKLVVTATQMMESMINSPIPTRAEVSDVANAVLDGTDAVMLSAESAAGQYPVESVAAMARVCLEAEKEYLVSSELRRLQGGLPETIEEAIARATMFTAGGLKIRAIAALTQSGRTVLLMSRRSSNVPIFALSPQEDTRRKMTLFRGVYPVKFGGGSNDPEIILNHAENELLKRGVVRNGDLIIMTIGEPVGKAGGTNTMKIVKVGEHRKHERKPGS
- the ppk1 gene encoding polyphosphate kinase 1, with the protein product MTNTQTVSPFLNRELGQIEFNRRVLAQAGNKDTPLLERLKFLCIVSSNLDEFFEVRIAGLKEQIKLDTPGFGPDGMLPRQVFKLVSEQAHALVARQYQLLNQDVLPGLASEGIRFLRRAAWNKVQREWIKAYFFREMMPVLTPIGLDISHPFPRVLNKSLNFAVELEGKDAFGRGSGTAIVQAPRVLPRVIPLPPELSSSEYNFVFLSSILHAHVGELFSGMSVLGCYQFRATRNSNLFVDEEEVKNLRIALQGELPQRHFGNAVRLEVADNCPKHMSDFLLEQLGLSQDDFYRVEGPVNLVRLMQVPDRIERPGLKYPPFIPGLPLTLQKKKAVDIFQMIRKNDILLHHPYQSFQPVIHFIQQAATDPDVVAIKQTVYRTGTDSLVMTALIAAASSGKEVTVAVELLARFDEEANINWASRLEEVGAHVVYGVVGYKTHTKMAMVVRREEGKLRRYVHLGTGNYHAGTARLYTDFGLFTSNEDVCADVNEVFTQLTGLGKAGKLRHLWQSPFSFHSQMLAAINGEIQNVKAGKPARIIAKMNALLEPEIIKALYAASGAGVKIDLIVRGVCALRPGIKGLSDNIRVRSVIGRFLEHTRIFYFRSGGAQTIYLSSGDWMDRNFFRRIEICFPVLEARLKKRVLAEGLNIYLKDNRQAWDMDGDGNYRLKTTRRGKRLCAQEMLLAELATSKPG
- the fba gene encoding class II fructose-bisphosphate aldolase (catalyzes the reversible aldol condensation of dihydroxyacetonephosphate and glyceraldehyde 3-phosphate in the Calvin cycle, glycolysis, and/or gluconeogenesis), with the translated sequence MALVSLRQLLDHAAENGYGLPAFNVNNLEQIQAIMQAADECDSPVIMQGSAGARKYAGEAFLRHLIAAAVEAYPHIPVVMHQDHGASPAVCINAIRSGFSSVMMDGSLEADAKTPSSFEYNVAVTAKVVEMAHAVGVSVEGELGCLGSLESGMGEAEDGHGAEGKLSHDQLLTDPEQAADFVKQTGVDALAIAIGTSHGAYKFTRKPTGDILAIERVKEIHQRIPNTHLVMHGSSSVPQEWLDIIREYGGEMKETYGVPVEEIQEGIKHGVRKINIDTDIRLAMTGAIRRHLAKNKSEFDPRKFLKDATAAAKDICKARFEAFGCAGQAGKIKPIMLDNMANKYAKGDLKAVIK
- a CDS encoding CYTH and CHAD domain-containing protein — encoded protein: MATEIELKLRLPSNCVARVQRSPLLKSLSISPSVTQNLYTVYYDTSNLDLRGNDVAFRLRRSGRRWIQSIKGGGSAAAGLHQRYEWEAPVPKPQPDFTKISDPSLIKLFDNADLREQMRPLFITECKRRIRTLRLSGGGEAELCLDQGRIVAGEASIPFCEIELELKSGSPLPLFQLALDLLHTIPLRLENASKAERGYTLASGIKSPPLKATSVQLIAEMNVNEAFKAIAWNCLGHLHSNEAGMLHGGDIEYLHQMRVALRRLRSALNVFSRAFSKAAFAPMAQELRWLAGQFGPARDWDVFVTETLADILPHFSDHPGILPLQEKCEQIRRRHNDDARSAVESAHYTELMLKLGAWLSADSWVTPSDLMGLDNRAGIEGPGGSGGLGGSVKEFAGKLLAHRHRQLKKYGRKLAKLSPPELHAVRILAKKQRYASEFFAGLYPPKKVKTYVKSLAELQDILGVVNDTAIIEQLLSEVPGTRDERGEHEAAGIIRGWVASKALAKKLELTNAWANFDKSSPFW